From a single Phycisphaeraceae bacterium genomic region:
- a CDS encoding ABC transporter ATP-binding protein, which yields MTTTAAQPGAAHARATETLIAARDVHKTYRLGRVDVPVLHGATLEVARGEWVAVLGASGSGKSTMLHLLGGLDRPDKGKGDVVFENRSLASLSRRALDRFRAREVGFVFQFYHLLPELSVLDNVLVAAMAARADLGQARARAKTLLDAFGLKDRLSHRPVELSGGERQRVAIARALVNDPKVLLADEPTGNLDRVTGDSILDAITGLRSDLNQTIVMVTHDEQVAARADRIVRLADGRVVEE from the coding sequence GGCGCAGCGCACGCCCGCGCGACCGAAACCCTCATCGCGGCGCGCGATGTCCACAAGACCTATCGCCTGGGCAGGGTCGATGTGCCCGTGCTCCACGGCGCGACGCTCGAGGTCGCGCGCGGCGAGTGGGTCGCTGTTCTGGGCGCGTCCGGCTCGGGCAAGTCCACCATGCTCCACCTGCTGGGCGGGCTCGACCGGCCCGACAAGGGCAAGGGCGATGTCGTGTTCGAGAACCGCTCGCTCGCGTCGCTCTCGCGGCGGGCGCTCGACCGCTTCCGCGCGCGCGAGGTCGGTTTCGTCTTCCAGTTCTACCACCTGCTGCCCGAGCTCTCGGTGCTCGACAACGTGCTCGTCGCCGCGATGGCCGCACGCGCCGACCTCGGCCAGGCCCGCGCCCGCGCCAAGACGCTGCTCGACGCGTTCGGGCTCAAGGACCGCCTCTCCCACCGCCCCGTTGAACTCTCGGGCGGCGAGCGCCAGCGCGTCGCGATCGCCCGCGCCCTCGTCAACGACCCGAAGGTGCTCCTCGCCGACGAGCCCACCGGCAACCTCGACCGCGTCACGGGCGATTCCATCCTCGACGCGATCACGGGCCTCCGCTCCGACCTGAACCAGACCATCGTCATGGTGACGCACGACGAGCAGGTCGCGGCCCGCGCCGACCGGATCGTCCGCCTCGCCGACGGACGCGTGGTGGAAGAGTAA